A window of Rhododendron vialii isolate Sample 1 chromosome 11a, ASM3025357v1 contains these coding sequences:
- the LOC131306343 gene encoding 2-C-methyl-D-erythritol 4-phosphate cytidylyltransferase, chloroplastic, with protein MTTILQLNLPLSSSSSSSSSSSNFFPIPFRSNVRFPAFPHFSVSNHSNLRPTNSPVLRIPASKFDESKITCSAKVGELQGSESVKEKSVSVILLAGGKGKRMGASMPKQYLPLLGQPIALYSFYTFSHMIEVKEIVVVCDPSYKDIFQDTKEKIHVDLKFALPGKERQDSVYSGLQAVDLNSELVCIHDSARPLVTPGDVKKVLKDGWLNGAAVLGVPAKATIKEANSESFVVRTLDRKTLWEMQTPQVIKPELLKEGFELVNRDGLEVTDDVSIVEHLKHPVYITEGSYTNIKVTTPDDLLLAERILSTS; from the exons ATGACGACGATACTTCAACTcaatctccctctctcctcctcctcctcctcctcatcttcttcttctaactTCTTTCCAATACCCTTTCGAAGTAACGTCCGATTTCCCGCGTTTCCGCATTTCTCGGTTTCCAATCACTCCAATCTCCGCCCAACCAATTCGCCTGTTTTACGAATTCCTGCTTCCAAATTTGACGAGTCAAAGATCACTTGTTCTGCAAAAGTTGGGGAGCTACAG GGTTCTGAAAGTGTGAAGGAGAAAAGTGTCTCTGTGATTCTTCTGGCTggaggaaagggaaaaagaatgGGG GCAAGCATGCCAAAGCAGTATCTTCCACTTCTGGGCCAGCCTATTGCCTTGTATAG CTTCTACACTTTCTCGCACATGATTGAAGTGAAGGAGATTGTCGTAGTTTGTGATCCTTCTTACAAGGACATTTTTCAAG ACACCAAAGAGAAGATTCATGTAGACCTGAAGTTCGCATTACCTGGAAAGGAGAGACAAGATTCTGTGTACAGTGGACTTCAG GCAGTGGATTTGAATTCTGAACTTGTGTGCATCCATGATTCTGCAAGACCACTGGTGACCCCTGGAGATGTCAAAAAG GTTCTTAAGGATGGTTGGCTGAATGGAGCGGCAGTACTTGGTGTTCCTGCTAAAGCTACCATAAAAGAG GCAAATAGTGAATCCTTTGTTGTAAGGACTCTGGACAGGAAAACACTTTGGGAAATGCAGACCCCACAG GTCATCAAGCCAGAGTTGCTCAAGGAGGGTTTTGAACTCGTCAATAG GGATGGCCTTGAAGTCACTGATGATGTGTCTATCGTGGAGCACCTGAAACATCCTGTCTACATAACTGAAGGATCTTATACCAACATCAAG GTTACTACCCCTGATGATTTACTGCTTGCAGAAAGGATATTGAGTACCAGCTAG
- the LOC131306344 gene encoding NADH dehydrogenase [ubiquinone] 1 beta subcomplex subunit 3-B-like: MAKPLGPTGEFFKRRDEWRKHPMVTNQLRHATPGLGIAIVAFGIYLVGEAAYNKIYAPSRSHSHSASSPSSHPH, translated from the coding sequence atggcgaAGCCACTGGGACCAACAGGGGAGTTCTTCAAGAGGAGGGACGAGTGGAGGAAGCACCCGATGGTGACCAACCAGCTCCGCCACGCCACGCCGGGCCTCGGCATCGCCATCGTCGCCTTCGGCATCTACCTCGTCGGCGAAGCCGCTTACAACAAGATCTACGCCCCTTCCCGCTCCCACTCTCACTCCGCGTCGTCGCCGTCTTCTCACCCTCATTGA
- the LOC131306340 gene encoding protein STICHEL has protein sequence MSEMHNRASVGGGGFDPSNLHLKKELTQIRKAARSLKDPGTTSTWRSPLNSARSAAPSTANAASSSNNNPKFSATNGEGLVSQLPLRPETSNGSSGARERKVFLYNWRSNQQRSKSGRSRGQDGESSDEDDAEEEESLSDARNGGGGDSRSDAHVGDRYASLMMFKCRGSTKLAPSIRRTSIRKKTKINPHLANVLRQQIVKSRSSKQALEGSGRDDNDDEQSDDGTEDYCSNDNSEDLRLLSRLSKRKNWPHLSLKPLRNSGREDSSYTYNSTPALSTGSFNRYGNRNPSTVGSWDATTASFNGGDDDDGDDPLELPGRQGCGIPCYWSRKSTPKHRGDCGGSYYSPSLSETLRRKGSSILCGSQTKYHKHGRGSTSSSKKRRLISRAAQGVIPLLTNSGDGQGGSSIGNSDDELSTNYGELDLEALSRLDGRRWSCSCRSQEGLELVVPNGDGEGEGEGESTPETIGSLSQKYRPVFFEEIIGQNIVVQSLMNAILRGRIAHIYMFQGPRGSGKTSTARIFAAALNCLASKESKPCGVCRECADFISGKTNDLIEVDSTSKKGIDRVKHLLKNLSVGPSSAFSRYRVFIIDECHLLPSKMWLAFLKSLEEPPPRVVFIFVTADLDNVPRAVLSRCQKYIFNKIKDSDIVARLRKISADEDLDVEPDALDLIALNADGSLRDAETMLDQLSLLGKTITSSLVNELVGVVSDEKLLELLELAMSSDTAETVKRARELMDSGVDPMVVMSQLATLIMDIIAGTYHIMDSKDNSSFFAGRSLNEAELDRLKHALKLLSEAEKQLRVSSERSTWFTATLLQLGSANSSDSTHSGGSRRQSSKTTEEDRSSASKEATTQKQRAQMSTSPAVVSKAALQNQAIHEDSFLLANGINANPKHTQRKFKSGDLSAVSHDQVMISRCVNSDKLDDIWVRCIGRCHSKTLRQLLLSHGKLISISEVEGIFVAYIAFGERDIKARAERFLSSITNSFETVLRYNVEVRIILLPDDETSLGRKQMDTAEEISKERKSFPNAKDGYSDIGSRQEPLKRSRGFVDSDGKLGGTLQSAAGSPIPLAEGNSKMSAKERNPMQRIESIIHEQRLETAWLQAVEKGTPGSLSRLKPEKNQILPQEGIYPQNQTKPLNSVDLSSQNWEDELNHEMKILKINDRKAVQKDQIGKRVDHCPISPSLLHDSTYVGSFSKESMGYESGSGAGGCSGLFCWNNTKPQKKVKVKQGAPVRAHRSARFSWFGECARSKPTERSFRQ, from the exons ATGTCGGAAATGCACAACCGTGCCAGCGTCGGCGGGGGTGGATTTGATCCGAGCAATCTGCACTTGAAGAAAGAACTCACTCAAATCCGTAAAGCCGCTCGATCTCTCAAGGACCCCGGCACCACCTCCACCTGGCGCTCCCCCCTCAACTCCGCTCGATCCGCTGCGCCCTCCACTGCCAATGCGGCCTCATCCTCCAATAACAACCCTAAGTTCTCCGCCACCAACGGAGAAGGTCTCGTCAGCCAGCTCCCGCTCCGCCCCGAGACCAGCAACGGCAGCAGCGGCGCGAGGGAGAGGAAGGTGTTTCTGTACAACTGGAGGAGTAATCAGCAGAGATCGAAAAGCGGTCGAAGCCGTGGGCAGGATGGGGAGTCCAGTGACGAAGACGatgcggaggaggaggagagctTGAGCGACGCGCGAAACGGCGGTGGCGGTGATTCGAGGAGTGATGCTCACGTTGGTGATAGGTATGCTTCGTTGATGATGTTTAAATGCAGAGGTAGTACTAAGCTAGCCCCGTCGATTAGACGGACTTCGATTAGGAAGAAAACTAAGATAAACCCTCACTTAGCTAATGTGTTGAGGCAACAGATAGTTAAGAGTAGGAGTTCAAAGCAAGCCCTAGAGGGTTCGGGGAGGGATGATAATGATGATGAACAATCTGATGATGGTACGGAGGATTATTGTAGTAATGATAACTCTGAGGATTTACGGTTGCTTTCTAGGCTTAGTAAGAGGAAGAATTGGCCCCATTTGTCTTTGAAGCCTTTGAGGAATAGTGGAAGAGAGGACTCTTCTTACACTTACAACAGTACCCCGGCGTTGTCGACAGGGTCTTTCAATAGGTACGGCAATAGGAATCCAAGTACGGTTGGGTCGTGGGATGCCACCACTGCATCGTTCAACGGtggggatgatgatgatggggATGATCCTTTGGAATTGCCGGGTCGCCAGGGATGTGGGATTCCTTGTTATTGGTCGAGGAAGTCGACCCCGAAGCATAGAGGGGATTGTGGCGGGAGTTACTATTCGCCTTCGCTTTCCGAGACTTTAAGAAGGAAAGGCAGCAGTATTTTGTGCGGGAGTCAAACTAAGTACCATAAACATGGTAGGGGATCAACTTCGAGTTCCAAAAAGAGGAGACTGATTTCGAGGGCTGCTCAAGGTGTTATACCATTGCTAACCAATAGCGGTGATGGCCAAGGGGGCTCATCTATTGGGAATAGTGACGACGAGCTCTCAACAAACTACGGGGAGCTAGATTTGGAGGCCTTGAGTCGGTTGGACGGAAGGAGGTGGTCGTGCAGCTGTAGGAGTCAAGAAGGATTAGAGCTTGTAGTTCCAAACGGGGATggggaaggagaaggagaaggtgAAAGTACACCGGAAACCATAGGTAGCTTGAGTCAGAAATATAGGCCGGTGTTCTTTGAAGAAATTATTGGGCAAAACATTGTGGTTCAATCCCTTATGAATGCAATATTAAGGGGAAGGATTGCCCATATTTATATGTTCCAAGGTCCTCGTGGGTCTGGGAAGACATCAACGGCCAGGATATTTGCAGCTGCCTTGAATTGCCTTGCCAGTAAAGAGTCCAAACCATGTGGGGTCTGTAGGGAATGTGCTGATTTCATCTCTGGTAAGACCAATGATCTCATAGAAGTTGATAGCACTAGTAAGAAGGGAATCGACAGAGTTAAGCACCTTTTAAAAAACCTGTCCGTTGGTCCTTCATCAGCATTTTCACGATACAGAGTTTTTATTATCGATGAGTGTCACTTGTTGCCTTCTAAGATGTGGCTGGCATTTCTTAAGTCTCTCGAGGAACCACCTCCGCGTGTTGTGTTCATATTTGTGACTGCTGATCTTGACAATGTGCCACGTGCCGTGTTATCTCGGTGCCAGAAGTATATCTTTAACAAGATCAAGGATAGCGATATTGTGGCTAGACTGAGAAAGATTTCTGCTGATGAGGATTTGGATGTCGAACCAGATGCATTGGATTTGATTGCTTTGAATGCAGATGGTTCGCTTCGAGACGCTGAGACAATGTTAGACCAGTTGAGTTTGCTTGGAAAGACAATTACTTCTTCTCTTGTGAATGAACTT GTTGGAGTGGTTTCTGATGAGAAACTTCTGGAACTTTTGGAGTTAGCCATGTCATCGGACACTGCAGAAACAGTAAAAAGAGCCAGAGAGTTGATGGACTCCGGGGTTGATCCAATGGTTGTGATGTCTCAATTGGCCACCCTCATTATGGATATCATTGCTGGTACATATCACATCATGGATTCTAAGGACAACAGTTCATTCTTTGCTGGGAGAAGCT TGAATGAAGCAGAACTGGACAGACTGAAGCATGCTTTGAAGCTTCTTTCAGAGGCTGAGAAACAGCTACGAGTTTCAAGTGAGCGTTCCACATGGTTCACGGCAACCCTTTTACAACTCGGATCCGCGAATTCATCAGATTCAACTCACTCAGGAGGCAGTCGGAGGCAGAGCTCAAAAACAACTGAGGAGGATCGGTCTAGTGCTTCTAAGGAGGCCACTACCCAAAAGCAAAGGGCCCAAATGTCAACCTCTCCTGCTGTCGTGTCTAAAGCTGCTCTCCAAAATCAGGCCATTCATGAGGATTCTTTCCTATTGGCTAATGGGATCAATGCCAATCCCAAGCACAcccaaagaaaattcaaaagtgGTGATCTGTCAGCTGTTTCACACGATCAAGTAATGATATCCAGATGCGTAAACTCAGACAAGTTGGATGATATCTGGGTGAGATGTATTGGAAGATGCCATTCAAAAACACTAAGGCAGCTGCTTCTTAGTCATGGAAAGCTCATCTCTATCTCTGAAGTTGAAG GTATTTTCGTTGCTTATATCGCGTTTGGGGAGAGAGACATCAAAGCTAGAGCTGAAAGGTTTTTAAGCAGTATCACAAACTCGTTTGAAACTGTTTTGCGATACAATGTAGAGGTTAGAATTATACTGTTGCCAGATGATGAAACTTCTTTGGGTCGGAAGCAGATGGACACAGCCGAAGAAATTAGTAAGGAACGAAAATCATTCCCCAATGCCAAAGATGGATATTCTGATATTGGTTCGCGTCAGGAGCCGCTGAAAAGATCTAGAGGCTTTGTTGATTCTGATGGTAAGCTGGGTGGAACCCTTCAGTCTGCTGCTGGATCACCAATCCCATTAGCAGAAGGGAATTCTAAAATGAGTGCGAAGGAGAGAAATCCAATGCAGAGAATAGAATCCATTATCCATGAGCAGAGGTTAGAAACTGCATGGTTACAGGCTGTGGAGAAGGGCACACCTGGATCATTGAGTCGTTTGAAACCTGAGAAGAATCAAATCCTTCCTCAAGAAGGCATCTATCCTCAGAATCAAACGAAACCCCTAAATTCTGTGGACTTGTCCTCCCAGAATTGGGAAGATGAGTTGAACCATGAAATGAAGATTTTGAAGATTAATGACAGGAAGGCTGTCCAGAAGGACCAGATCGGTAAGAGGGTTGATCATTGTCCCATCTCTCCGAGCTTGTTGCATGATAGCACCTATGTGGGCAGTTTCAGCAAAGAGAGCAT GGGATACGAATCAGGGTCAGGAGCTGGAGGTTGTAGTGGCCTTTTCTGTTGGAATAacaccaaacctcagaaaaaagTAAAG GTTAAACAAGGGGCTCCTGTTCGTGCGCATAGAAGTGCACGATTTTCATGGTTTGGTGAGTGTGCCAGATCGAAACCGACTGAGAGAAGTTTCAGACAATAA